Sequence from the Ziziphus jujuba cultivar Dongzao chromosome 9, ASM3175591v1 genome:
GAAGCAACCAAAAACCCCACAGTGTTCAAAACCTTCCTAGTTCTGGTCACAGAAATTGCCTTCTTAATAATCATATAATCTGCAACAACCCCACCAATGTTCGAGAACACAAACATATTAAAATAAGGGATCATCTTATAACTCCCCATTGcttctaaactaatttggagaCCCTGGGCAAAATAAGTAGGCAACCAGTTCATCAGCACATATAAAGCATAATGGAATGAGAAATTGTTCACCACAATAGCCCAAACAGGCAAGCTTGTCAAAATCCTCTTCCATGGTATTTTACCTTTTTTGATGATCCTAGAGCCATGAGATCGAACAGCCGGATCAGAAGAATAGTTCAACCAAACAACAGACCACAAAGTGCCCAAAACAGCTTCAGCCATGAAAACAGATTGTGGGCCTCTAAACCTAACAAGCCCAGGAAGGGCAAGCATTCCAGCAGCAGCACCAAGATACATACCAGAAGTTGTTAGAGAAACAGACCTAGATCTCTCATTTGGTGAGACCCATTGGGCCAAAACGGTGTGGATAGCTGGGAAGATGAACCCCTGTGCCATGCCAACAAGCAAACGCCCTATAACCAAGATGATCAGACGGTTAGGATCAAGTGGTAGAAAAGCACAAGTTAAGGACCATAACACAAAGGAGAGGAGGAGTACACACCTTCCTCCTACTCTTTGAGCAGCCCAACCTCCCGGAATCTGAGAACAGGCGTAGCCGTAGTAGAATGAAGATAGAACAGTTCCTTTGCTTGATTGGTTTATCAAGCCTGCTGAATCTGCTGCTACTGTATATGCAATTGAGAATCCAACACGTTCTATGTAGCAAATGAAAGTGCTAATGAATGTCAGAAGCACGATCACATAACGCTTTGGAAATTTCGTGTCCATATTTAGATtgttttgtataaatatatatatatatatatatatatatatatatatatatatatttgtaagaaagcttttttttttaaaaaacttcttTTAAATCAATCTTGCTTTGTTAGTTTAtgaaatggggaaaaaaataaataaataagacgcAGCAAACTTGTTGCATTTTGAGATCCAATATGAGATTAAATTTCTTACCCTGGTGAAATAAATACAAGAGAGAGAATATCATTGGTCATTGACGTCAATGTGGAATTTGTGAATGATAATATAGCATAACAGGTATTATCAACTAGGAAAACCATGTTTTCATTGCTGAAAGTGTTGTGTATATTGTCACCTAGAAAACCATGTTTTGATTGCTGAAAAGAAGGTGATaacctaaaatttttttatgagagGTTCTGGTTTATTCAAGTGCATGTCATatgaaattaaccaaaaaaaaaaaaaaaaatggtatatgTCATATATAAAGcgatatatattctaaaaaggaaGTGGACTCCCTTTTCTTCCTaatgattttcttttctcttctttttttttttttttccgtgtaTAGCAAtagaaataagaaattaaaaaaaaatgattcaatgagaaaaaaaaaatcctctaaaaatactcaaaaataaaaagtataccTCTACATCTAACATCCAATCTTCGAATCCTCAAAAGAATCGAATGAGAGCCATATACATATACACGTTGAAATACACTTTTGGCCTCTAAATTATTACATCTTTTGTTTTACcacttgaaaatttaaaatgtatcaTATTGTCCTTGAATTATTCACTTTTGTCTTTAGTCTAGTTATgtcattttggtatataaattttataaaattaatcataactAATGTACCTGTATTGGAAAACAATTTTgttctgttttattttattttttattaatgtttatggcctaattttgtcaaatttatttaaaaaattgaaaaattgcacTAAATGacaacaacaaaaaacaaaaacaaaaacaaaaacaaaaaaacaataattcaaGGGTCAATTTGACACTTTTAAAATTTAGGGCACGTTTGaaatataagaatataataactaTTCGGtaagattaattattattatgtttgatAGATTTAAACTTTAGAAATATCTTTTCTGTTGGAACATTCAAAAAGCTCAAAATTACTACTCTTTTAGTtgaagaataattatttttatcatatttaaaatatatttaaatcaaaattaactATCCTAtactcaaaatatataaataactacaaattttaatttttaactaatttatctatatttttttatttttgaggagaaaaaaattataaggatTAAATATTgaatctaatttaaaataataatcaaatatatcaataacaatattgattcattttctcttttttatttattatgcatagtTATTGGTATTTTATCAAGATTAACCATTCTATATACCAAAGGTGAACTTAGATGGTAAAGTGTAAAATGTGTAATAGTTTAGGGACAAAGTGTATTACATGTACAAGAATATTCAATTGGAAGACGAGCCTGATATATCAAGATTAAGGATGTAAATGAACTAAGTATTGGTACTCTCCAGCTCAGCTCAAGttcacaaaattttgaaattacttATTCAAGTTTGGCTTAGTTCATTCATGAAAACTCTGTTCAACTTGTtacattataataatttaaaaacttgaatatttatttttttcaaataaaaattttaacattaataattaataaattccatttattctattaattttattataaaattaatttaatttcaaaaattttataaatttaaaatataaaaaatgttatttatgcattataaatattcaatgtacttaaatttataacaattttttttttataaatacatataaatgataaatttaaattagtCATAAGCTACAGATGAGcttaaattatttcttaagaTTAGCTAGCAAGCTTCATGTCGTGTTCAAACTcggctctttttttattttattttatttttagtcaAATTTGAGCAGAGAAAACAGAACGAGCTATTCGAGCCTGTTTACAACCTTAAAAGTGACCTTAGATGGTAAAATGCAGAAAATGTAATAGTTCAAGGACAAAGTGTATgtaacccatatatatatatatatatatataggataataTTCAATCGAAAGATGAGCCTTATATACCAAAAGTGACTAGGGGTGTAAATGTACTAAGCATTGGTATTTTCAATGTCAGCTTCAATAATTTAATAGTGCTTAGGCTAGGCTCAAGctcataaaattttgaaattacttatttaaatttgacttgatttatttatgaaaagcTCAAAGTTAGCTCAGCTCAATTCATTAtattataacaatttaaaatttaaaatttttattttttttaaaataaaaattttaacattaataattgataaattctatttattttgttaattttattataaaattatttaatttcaaaaaatttataaatttaaaatataaacatcgttatttgtgtattataagTATTCCATAtacttaaatttataatataatttttatataaatacatataaatgataaaattcgAACTACTCATGAACTactcacaaatttaatttattatttaagattagcttgtaagcttttttttttattttttatttaagtttgattttttttttttcacgagTTAAGTTCAAGCAAGTGAAAATCGAACCAATCAAACAAAGCTCGAGCCTGTTTACAGTCTTAAAAATGACGttagatgataaaatataaaaaggtaTAATAATTCAGGAAAAAGTGTATgtaacctttatatatatatacatatatgtatataagagaATATTCAATTGGATAATCAGCCTAACCTAGAAAaatgggaatatatatatatatatggtgaaaaataggattatatatatatttggatgatgtGGGTTATTACATAGAAGCCATGCATATGAAATCTTCTCCATAacgtatacacacacacacacacacacacacacacagagtctTAATATCTCTCATTTGAAAATTCAGTACAAAGATAAGAAAGCGCCTTTCACTGCTTTATCACCAAGAATAAGATGGTTCACGACAAATTTTGTCCACAATTTTTCAAGGATTAATATATGTGGATGAAGATTAATATATGTCCATGACTTCTGGTATGacataattaaaaacaaatatagccGCTGGCTGTAGCCACACTCAGACGCAATGTGGCATAATAGTGTTGCTTGATATACAAgtgatattattttcttttatttttttacccaaaattcaaatatcgtTTTCAAGGCTTATTACATATTACAAATTACAATATTGCAATGTATTTCCGTTGGTCGGATGAAAAGTTTCGAATTGTTTAAGAAGCggaaaaattaattgattatatatatagatatattatatttgaattagtAACAATTGATGTTAAAAGAGACATCTTTCGGAGAAAACCCTTTTACAGGCAACCACCTTGTTTGACGGATACGTCATGCACGATTCATGCGTGCTACTTAAATAAAGTCattttaggaaaaaataaaaaataaaattatatatatatatatatatataataataaaagaaataaaaattaaaataaaatgttaccTTTCTACTCATCTATTTGTTTAAATGATTATGTCAATAGATCTTCTAGAAAAATCTTATTAaggagttatatatatatatatatatatatatatatatgtatatgaaaattttatggtgaatatGGTCTGCATGAAgactgcagtattagtgacagtttttcataatattaacgacggttttttaaaaaatcgtcatcaatactatgaaaaaccgtcaccaatactatagtccgcatgagaaccgtccgcaccatagacggactgtatatgtatatacatatatatgactAATTTTATGGTACAAGGCTTCTGAGCTTGTGCTAGACATCATCTGGCTTTTTACCAGTAACAAACCCTTTAATTGTACATACAATTCTTCATTTCTATGCGAACAATATTTATCTACAAGGCTTCTATGCCAGCTTATGCTAAGCACTATTGTACCCAAACTAATAGCACATTTGGTATATATGActgtattgtattaattttccTGTACTGTAGTAGATGGGAATGGATTATATTAgagtttattgtattt
This genomic interval carries:
- the LOC125424041 gene encoding probable anion transporter 5; this translates as MDTKFPKRYVIVLLTFISTFICYIERVGFSIAYTVAADSAGLINQSSKGTVLSSFYYGYACSQIPGGWAAQRVGGRCVLLLSFVLWSLTCAFLPLDPNRLIILVIGRLLVGMAQGFIFPAIHTVLAQWVSPNERSRSVSLTTSGMYLGAAAGMLALPGLVRFRGPQSVFMAEAVLGTLWSVVWLNYSSDPAVRSHGSRIIKKGKIPWKRILTSLPVWAIVVNNFSFHYALYVLMNWLPTYFAQGLQISLEAMGSYKMIPYFNMFVFSNIGGVVADYMIIKKAISVTRTRKVLNTVGFLVASMALMALPMFRNSVGAVFCSSLALGSLALGRAGFAVNHMDIAPKYAGIVMGFSNIAGTLAGIIGVDLTGKLLEAAKVANSEISSPESWRLVFLIPGVLCIFSTFGFLLFSTGEKIFD